Proteins from a genomic interval of Candidatus Cloacimonadota bacterium:
- a CDS encoding tetratricopeptide repeat protein — protein MKKLLIIIFILCITFLSAEDTIIDSLKKQLKTASQTEKIDILNELSYYHLDDSPEIAIDYAKKALNLAIFLKDQKGQAISLYYLALTNENLNKLGIALNYYLELLEIQKKIAIKENIADTQHSIGIVFDNLSNYNMALEFYQKSRETYKELNDSLGVAFVLNNIGNTYESLGQYDTALEYQLDALRIYESGSINDKDGIATTLNNIGNIYQSLGGFGKALNFFRRTLNIYHELNDKYGLSIAYNNLGMIHHDLKNYDKALDFYKKSLELDKELKDPYGSAGSYNNIAMIYEDLNQSEKAEEYYLQSLKISEDINDKYSIANTNNNIGHYYIKQ, from the coding sequence TTGAAAAAACTTCTGATCATAATATTTATTTTATGCATTACATTTTTATCAGCAGAAGATACAATTATCGATAGTCTTAAGAAGCAACTTAAAACAGCTTCTCAAACCGAGAAAATTGATATCTTAAATGAGCTGTCATATTATCATTTAGATGACTCACCGGAAATTGCTATCGATTATGCAAAAAAAGCACTGAATCTCGCTATCTTTCTAAAAGACCAAAAAGGGCAGGCAATCTCATTATATTATCTTGCTCTCACTAATGAAAATCTGAATAAACTCGGGATTGCTTTGAACTATTATCTGGAATTACTTGAAATTCAAAAGAAAATCGCAATCAAAGAAAATATTGCCGACACCCAGCATAGCATTGGAATCGTCTTTGACAATTTGAGCAATTATAATATGGCTCTCGAATTTTACCAGAAATCAAGAGAGACATACAAAGAATTGAATGATAGTTTAGGAGTAGCCTTCGTCTTAAATAATATCGGCAACACATATGAAAGCCTTGGTCAATATGATACTGCTTTAGAATATCAATTAGATGCTTTGAGGATCTATGAATCGGGATCGATAAATGATAAAGATGGGATAGCAACAACTTTAAACAATATCGGGAATATTTATCAAAGTCTGGGTGGCTTTGGAAAAGCATTAAATTTTTTCCGGAGGACATTAAACATCTATCATGAATTAAATGATAAATACGGATTGTCGATTGCTTATAATAATCTCGGAATGATTCATCATGATCTGAAAAATTATGATAAAGCCCTGGATTTTTATAAAAAATCTCTCGAGCTTGATAAAGAGCTTAAAGATCCGTATGGAAGTGCCGGCTCCTATAATAACATAGCAATGATTTATGAAGATTTGAATCAATCAGAAAAAGCAGAAGAATATTACTTACAATCATTAAAGATTTCAGAAGATATCAATGATAAATACAGTATAGCTAATACAAACAATAACATCGGACATTATTATATAAAACAAAA